In Thermococcus sp., a genomic segment contains:
- the otg gene encoding methylated-DNA--protein-cysteine methyltransferase, with translation MLSIERFNVNGRDVWVGVIFHGRIQGVSFAFTRGKLLERVSNLAEFLRKRGVSLSLDVQPSNYTGLVYRVMVGDLDNEEALEELSFEGITPFERRVYEWLTKNVKRGAVITYGNLARALETSPRAIGGAMKRNPYPIIVPCHRVVASDGIGHYSSGIEEKRFLLELEGVKEWTS, from the coding sequence ATGCTCTCCATTGAGAGGTTTAATGTCAACGGCCGGGACGTCTGGGTTGGTGTAATCTTTCACGGGAGGATTCAGGGGGTAAGCTTCGCCTTCACGAGGGGAAAACTGCTGGAGAGAGTTAGTAATCTAGCGGAGTTCCTTCGGAAGAGGGGGGTAAGCCTTTCCCTCGACGTCCAGCCGAGCAACTACACGGGGCTGGTTTACCGAGTTATGGTCGGCGACCTTGACAACGAAGAGGCCCTGGAGGAGCTTTCCTTTGAGGGGATAACGCCCTTTGAGAGGCGGGTTTACGAATGGCTCACAAAAAACGTTAAAAGAGGGGCCGTTATAACCTATGGTAACCTTGCCAGGGCCCTGGAAACGTCGCCGAGAGCTATTGGCGGGGCGATGAAAAGGAATCCCTATCCAATAATCGTTCCCTGTCACAGGGTCGTGGCCAGCGACGGCATAGGCCACTACAGCTCTGGAATTGAGGAGAAGAGGTTCCTACTCGAACTCGAGGGGGTGAAAGAATGGACAAGCTGA
- a CDS encoding CBS domain-containing protein, with protein MTSENGERPKLNIAKLSKMPIRLAMEEKFLRLKPEDRIEDLIKGLEHRTCAVVTDESGKLLGFISVDEIINLLLPPSDYVLVGLEALKEAHFDWDRPVKEIMNPRPITLSPHDTLGYALGMMLETGVRQFPVVEKKKVVGTFSAQSVIRLLRVFAR; from the coding sequence GTGACCAGCGAGAATGGGGAAAGGCCAAAACTTAACATCGCAAAGCTGTCCAAGATGCCCATAAGGTTGGCTATGGAGGAGAAGTTCTTACGTCTAAAACCAGAGGACAGGATTGAGGACCTGATAAAGGGTCTCGAACACAGAACCTGCGCGGTGGTAACGGATGAATCCGGAAAGTTGCTGGGCTTTATTTCCGTTGATGAAATCATAAATCTCCTGCTACCTCCTTCAGACTACGTTCTCGTTGGGCTTGAAGCACTTAAAGAGGCTCACTTTGACTGGGACCGGCCGGTTAAGGAGATAATGAACCCGAGGCCGATAACGCTTTCTCCCCACGATACTCTCGGCTATGCCCTGGGGATGATGCTTGAGACAGGCGTAAGGCAGTTTCCCGTCGTTGAGAAAAAGAAGGTCGTTGGAACGTTCTCTGCCCAGAGCGTTATAAGGCTCCTCAGGGTTTTCGCACGGTGA
- a CDS encoding carboxymuconolactone decarboxylase family protein, which produces MEYSEVEVKLKEIEELLDKLGKEHPKEIAAFSRFLRETLDNKALTTREKELIALALGISAGCEWCIYLHTQKALEAGAKPEELIEAGLVAVLMAGGPALMHLIPLMKAIEKFEKE; this is translated from the coding sequence GTGGAGTACTCAGAGGTTGAGGTCAAGCTTAAGGAAATCGAAGAGCTCCTCGACAAACTTGGAAAAGAGCACCCGAAAGAGATTGCCGCCTTCTCGAGGTTCCTCCGTGAGACCCTTGACAACAAGGCACTAACAACGCGCGAGAAGGAGCTCATAGCACTCGCCCTTGGCATTTCAGCCGGATGTGAGTGGTGCATCTACCTCCACACTCAGAAGGCACTTGAAGCTGGAGCAAAGCCCGAGGAACTCATCGAGGCAGGCCTTGTCGCAGTTCTCATGGCGGGTGGTCCTGCATTAATGCACCTCATCCCGCTGATGAAGGCAATAGAGAAGTTCGAAAAAGAATGA
- a CDS encoding nascent polypeptide-associated complex protein yields MMGMNPRQMKKLMRQLGIKMEELEGVNEVVLRLEGKEIVLKDPVVTVMVVQGEKTYQIVPGSEEVREVLEIPEEDVQLVMEQAGVDRETALKALKETKGDIAEAILKLTGE; encoded by the coding sequence ATGATGGGGATGAACCCGAGGCAGATGAAGAAGCTCATGAGACAGCTCGGCATAAAAATGGAGGAGCTTGAGGGTGTTAATGAGGTAGTTTTGAGACTTGAGGGCAAGGAAATAGTTCTCAAAGATCCCGTTGTCACGGTCATGGTGGTTCAGGGTGAGAAGACCTATCAGATTGTTCCGGGAAGCGAGGAAGTTAGGGAAGTCCTTGAGATTCCGGAGGAAGATGTCCAGCTCGTCATGGAGCAGGCTGGCGTTGACAGGGAAACCGCACTCAAGGCATTGAAAGAAACGAAAGGGGACATAGCGGAGGCCATACTTAAGCTGACAGGTGAGTAA
- a CDS encoding tetratricopeptide repeat protein: protein MDKLKAYIIGFLIAVLGVAGFIVYKWGWIKLLQVILAIGFVGFTLALLFFTALTLYAESWKYGVILAVLTAIAGYGSYLVLTWRNLKIVGGIIAFFIFLFAFGIWYISEPDLSIADRFRPAEKLEKMGRYRQAARKYEKAGNYEKAAEMYLKLGWLESAAWAYEKAGKYEKAAELYEQLYEKEKDTYYLKEAHEYWKKAGNMEKAAKALEKYAEEEPWFWEDVAKLYEELGNEEKAREAWEKALEYYKKEAEEEGVFWEDVGNIARKLGMEELAREAYQKFLEYCLKEAEKDPMWWKHVAEAYEYLGEKEKAEEARRKYEEYRQRIMRANEETSHFPE from the coding sequence ATGGACAAGCTGAAAGCCTATATAATAGGCTTCCTGATTGCAGTCTTAGGCGTTGCAGGGTTCATCGTCTATAAGTGGGGCTGGATAAAGCTTCTCCAGGTGATTCTGGCAATTGGATTCGTTGGCTTTACCCTTGCGTTGTTGTTCTTTACGGCTCTGACACTCTACGCCGAGAGCTGGAAGTATGGAGTAATCCTCGCCGTTCTGACCGCTATTGCGGGCTACGGCTCGTACCTTGTTTTAACATGGCGGAATCTCAAGATAGTTGGGGGGATAATAGCCTTCTTCATATTCCTCTTCGCCTTTGGAATCTGGTACATCAGCGAGCCTGATTTGAGCATAGCTGACCGTTTCCGCCCGGCTGAAAAGCTTGAGAAAATGGGTCGCTACAGGCAGGCCGCGAGGAAATACGAAAAAGCTGGAAACTACGAAAAGGCCGCTGAGATGTACCTCAAGCTTGGCTGGCTTGAGAGCGCGGCGTGGGCCTACGAGAAGGCTGGCAAATACGAGAAGGCCGCTGAGCTCTACGAGCAACTTTACGAGAAGGAGAAGGACACCTACTACCTAAAGGAGGCCCACGAGTACTGGAAGAAGGCTGGAAACATGGAGAAAGCAGCGAAAGCCCTTGAGAAGTACGCCGAGGAAGAGCCCTGGTTCTGGGAGGACGTTGCCAAGCTCTACGAGGAACTTGGAAACGAGGAAAAAGCTAGAGAAGCATGGGAGAAAGCCCTTGAGTACTACAAAAAGGAAGCCGAGGAGGAAGGCGTCTTCTGGGAGGACGTTGGGAACATAGCTAGAAAACTCGGTATGGAAGAACTCGCGAGGGAAGCTTACCAGAAGTTCCTCGAATACTGCCTGAAGGAAGCTGAGAAGGACCCGATGTGGTGGAAGCACGTGGCGGAGGCATACGAGTACCTCGGCGAGAAGGAGAAGGCCGAGGAAGCTAGAAGGAAGTACGAAGAGTACAGACAGAGGATTATGAGGGCCAACGAGGAGACATCGCACTTCCCCGAATAA
- a CDS encoding cation:proton antiporter: protein MELILYLALMLLTAETFGWLFSRIGQPVVLGQIVGGILLGLAFPPTEEVKDISMIGVLMLLFLAGLESSVEELRQAGKSGFSVAFVGVVVAFAMGFAVTYPFKGFDQALLYGALTTPTSVSLTVRVLMEMDRLKSREGTTILTAAIVDDILGIIVLTVVISSLVSGGVSVLSLVEILVKVGVFIAVMVFVMPRVLDYALRKVVRIGFADSTVTLSMAALFGFAYLAEHMNLASILGAYLLGLALSETEFRKPIFEHARIIAHSVFVPLFFVDVGMNIPVKDLRSAGLFALLFALVAIASKVIGCGVGALISGMNARESLRVGVGMIPRMGVELAMLAIAMKAGIVGSDAYLVIVLMIFLSTLVTPPLLKLAFRD from the coding sequence ATTGAACTGATACTTTACCTTGCACTTATGCTACTCACGGCGGAAACCTTTGGCTGGCTCTTTTCGAGAATCGGACAGCCAGTTGTTCTCGGTCAGATAGTTGGAGGAATACTGCTTGGGCTGGCCTTCCCGCCAACGGAGGAAGTGAAGGATATCTCCATGATAGGCGTTCTCATGCTCCTTTTCTTGGCGGGTCTTGAGAGCAGTGTGGAGGAGTTGAGGCAGGCCGGGAAGAGTGGCTTTTCGGTGGCCTTTGTCGGCGTTGTCGTTGCCTTTGCCATGGGCTTTGCGGTGACTTACCCTTTCAAAGGCTTTGACCAGGCCCTGCTTTACGGTGCCCTTACCACTCCCACGAGTGTTAGCTTAACCGTCAGGGTTCTTATGGAAATGGACAGGCTTAAGAGCAGAGAGGGAACGACTATCCTAACTGCCGCGATAGTTGATGACATACTCGGCATAATCGTTCTAACGGTCGTCATATCATCGCTCGTCTCCGGTGGGGTTAGCGTTCTCAGTCTCGTGGAAATCCTCGTTAAGGTTGGGGTTTTTATAGCGGTCATGGTCTTCGTTATGCCGAGGGTTCTTGACTATGCCCTCAGGAAGGTCGTCAGGATAGGCTTTGCCGACTCTACCGTTACACTCTCGATGGCGGCCCTCTTCGGCTTTGCATACCTCGCCGAGCACATGAACCTCGCCTCAATACTCGGTGCTTACCTCCTCGGTCTTGCACTCAGCGAGACGGAGTTCAGGAAGCCGATTTTTGAGCACGCAAGGATAATAGCCCATTCCGTTTTCGTTCCGCTGTTCTTCGTCGATGTGGGTATGAACATCCCTGTGAAGGATTTGAGGAGTGCTGGCCTCTTTGCCCTGCTGTTTGCACTCGTGGCAATAGCGAGCAAGGTAATAGGCTGTGGAGTCGGGGCCCTGATTAGTGGTATGAACGCTAGGGAATCCCTTAGGGTTGGTGTGGGGATGATTCCTAGGATGGGAGTTGAACTGGCAATGCTGGCGATAGCAATGAAGGCCGGCATAGTTGGAAGCGATGCATATCTCGTAATTGTCCTCATGATATTCCTCAGCACCCTCGTTACCCCACCTCTCCTCAAGCTGGCTTTTAGGGATTAA